The following proteins are encoded in a genomic region of Alosa alosa isolate M-15738 ecotype Scorff River chromosome 10, AALO_Geno_1.1, whole genome shotgun sequence:
- the LOC125301708 gene encoding odorant receptor 131-2-like: MNFSSNVTTIRLRDTFATAVTKNVVVVALCITINYINGTLVHTFLKNRIFTENPRYILYIHMVFNDIIQLTIAVLLHVISYILFTINVSFCCFLLMIAIFTTLNTPLNLASMAVERYIAICNPLRHAQICTTQRTYALIGLIWLMGAIPILPDLFILLATEPLAFFHSRIFCSRDSVFRHPYLVEKKNISHMVYLSLVWLTLVFTYFKIMFAAKSAKSDAKKARNTILLHGAQLLMCMFTYIGPLLDSLLMYIFPMFLLEMRFTSYVIVHILPRLLSPIIYGLRDQAFCMYLKKYYLCSKCNVVQPSENMSSLKKISK; encoded by the coding sequence ATGAACTTCTCAAGCAATGTAACCACCATCAGACTCAGGGACACTTTTGCAACAGCAGTGACCAAAAATGTGGTAGTggtggcactgtgcatcaccatCAACTACATCAACGGGACGCTCGTCCACACCTTCCTCAAGAACCGGATTTTCACAGAGAACCCGCGCTACATCCTCTACATCCACATGGTGTTCAACGACATCATCCAGCTGACCATCGCCGTCCTCCTGCACGTCATAAGCTACATCCTTTTCACCATCAACGTCTCCTTCTGCTGCTTCCTGCTGATGATCGCCATCTTCACCACGCTCAACACGCCTCTGAACCTTGCCAGCATGGCCGTCGAGCGCTACATCGCCATCTGCAACCCGCTGCGCCACGCGCAGATCTGCACGACGCAGCGCACCTACGCCCTCATCGGCCTCATCTGGCTCATGGGCGCCATCCCCATCCTGCCGGACCTCTTCATCCTCCTGGCCACGGAACCTCTGGCCTTCTTCCACTCTAGAATCTTCTGCAGCCGGGACTCTGTGTTCCGCCACCCGTACCTGGTGGAGAAGAAGAACATCTCCCACATGGTGTACCTGTCGCTGGTCTGGCTCACGCTGGTCTTCACCTACTTCAAGATCATGTTTGCGGCGAAGTCGGCCAAATCTGACGCCAAAAAGGCTCGGAACACTATTCTCCTCCACGGTGCACAGCTCTTAATGTGCATGTTCACGTATATCGGTCCTCTGCTTGACAGCTTGCTTATGTATATTTTCCCCATGTTTTTGCTTGAGATGCGTTTCACAAGCTATGTCATTGTTCATATTTTACCAAGGTTATTGAGTCCAATAATCTATGGACTGAGAGATCAGGCATTTTGCATGTACTTAAAAAAATACTACCTGTGCTCTAAGTGTAATGTGGTACAACCCTCTGAAAATATGAGCTCTTTAAAGAAAATCTCCAAATAA
- the LOC125301710 gene encoding odorant receptor 131-2-like codes for MLVWLALSVINGSMVTTFLRHNFFYEDPRYIMFIFMVLNDAVQLSLVTALYVVSYAFSRIHASVCSVLIIAATTTTRATPLILAGMAIERYISICFPLHYGHICTLSRTLRLILAILALTTTVPFTDLFITLANKPLAHFYAYIFCDHAILFGDYSIYVKNCIVDTVYFSFVFLTLFYTYCKIMLTARAASTDYISVKRARNTVLLHGVQLLLCMLAFVVPSMQTPLIRLFPMHHLEIRYVNYLLVYIIPRFLSPMIYGFRDEKFRKYWLRYLTCRTKKVRPSIKVNVKVG; via the coding sequence ATGTTGGTGTGGCTGGCCCTTAGCGTAATCAATGGCAGCATGGTCACGACCTTCCTGCGCCACAACTTCTTCTACGAGGACCCACGCTACATCATGTTTATCTTCATGGTGCTGAACGACGCGGTGCAGCTGAGCCTGGTGACGGCGCTTTACGTGGTGAGCTACGCCTTCTCGCGCATCCACGCCTCCGTGTGCAGCGTGCTCATCatcgccgccaccaccaccacccgcgCCACGCCTCTCATCCTGGCCGGCATGGCCATCGAGCGCTACATATCCATTTGCTTCCCGTTGCACTATGGCCACATTTGCACGCTCAGCCGCACGCTGCGGCTCATCCTGGCCATTTTGGCGCTGACCACCACGGTGCCCTTTACCGACCTCTTCATCACACTGGCCAACAAGCCGCTGGCCCATTTCTACGCCTACATCTTCTGTGACCATGCCATACTGTTTGGGGACTACTCCATCTATGTAAAAAACTGCATAGTGGACACTGTCTATTTCTCGTTTGTCTTCCTCACGCTGTTTTATACCTACTGCAAGATCATGCTGACCGCCAGGGCTGCCTCCACTGACTACATCTCGGTGAAGAGGGCCCGTAACACTGTACTGCTGCACGGCGTTCAGCTGCTGCTGTGCATGCTGGCCTTTGTAGTTCCCTCCATGCAGACCCCTCTCATCCGCCTCTTCCCCATGCACCACCTGGAGATCCGCTACGTCAACTATCTGCTGGTCTACATTATCCCACGCTTCCTCAGTCCCATGATCTACGGCTTCAGGGATGAGAAGTTCCGCAAGTACTGGCTGCGCTACCTGACATGCAGGACGAAAAAAGTCAGGCCCTCTATTAAAGTCAatgtaaaagtggggtga
- the LOC125301709 gene encoding odorant receptor 131-2-like: MNSSMPQFLVRDTFTTAFVKNLIVVLLLVTLNYVNGCLVATFLRNQVFYEDPRYILFIHMVINDGVQLTVTITLFVLSYIFYTINVSFCCFFILVAVFTTRNTPVNLAGMAIERYIAICDPLRHAQICTARRTYALIGLIWLVSVVPDITDLFVTLAIEPISFFHTAVFCIRPNVFKDPVLLYKRQAFDALYFSLVFFTLVYTYLRILFAARAMSTNSHSAQRARNTILLHGAQLLMCMLSYISPSVDVLMTRVFPTRILEIRYANYLIVYFFPRFLSPIIYGVRDKKFRKYLKRYFLCKQCSAEVHHEGEEDKVA, encoded by the coding sequence ATGAACTCCTCGATGCCACAGTTTCTTGTGAGAGATACCTTCACCACAGCCTTTGTGAAAAACTTAATTGTGGTGCTCCTGCTGGTCACCCTGAACTACGTCAATGGCTGCCTGGTGGCCACCTTCTTACGGAACCAGGTCTTCTACGAGGACCCTCGCTACATCCTGTTCATCCACATGGTCATCAACGACGGCGTGCAGCTCACGGTCACCATCACACTGTTCGTACTGAGTTACATCTTCTACACCATCAACGTCTCCTTCTGCTGCTTCTTCATCCTGGTGGCTGTCTTCACCACCCGCAACACGCCGGTCAACCTAGCCGGCATGGCCATCGAGCGCTACATCGCCATCTGCGACCCGCTGCGCCACGCGCAGATCTGCACCGCCCGCCGCACTTACGCCCTCATCGGCCTCATCTGGCTGGTGTCCGTGGTGCCGGACATCACGGACCTCTTCGTCACGCTGGCCATCGAGCCCATCAGCTTCTTCCACACGGCCGTCTTCTGCATCCGGCCCAACGTGTTCAAGGACCCCGTGCTGCTGTACAAGCGGCAGGCCTTCGACGCGCTCTACTTCTCCCTCGTCTTCTTCACACTCGTCTACACCTACCTGCGCATCCTGTTTGCGGCGCGGGCCATGTCCACAAACAGCCACTCGGCGCAGCGGGCGCGCAACACCATCCTCCTGCACGGCGCCCAGCTGTTGATGTGCATGCTCTCCTACATCTCGCCCAGCGTGGACGTGCTCATGACCCGGGTGTTCCCCACCAGGATCCTGGAGATCCGCTACGCCAACTACCTGATCGTCTACTTCTTCCCACGCTTCCTGAGCCCCATCATATACGGGGTCAGAGACAAGAAGTTCCGGAAGTATCTGAAAAGGTACTTTTTGTGCAAGCAGTGCAGCGCGGAAGTCCATCATGAGGGAGAAGAAGACAAAGTGGCTTAG